In a genomic window of Carassius auratus strain Wakin unplaced genomic scaffold, ASM336829v1 scaf_tig00035641, whole genome shotgun sequence:
- the LOC113082046 gene encoding proteinase-activated receptor 4 yields MTFFLFTPVHFLCLLIFLPVSSTSEVNSSNNTTILKKGRIFPLINNSIQEEYKEQMQSYSFTLVVPLLCFFAFFIGLPTNLLALWVLLLRTKKLPSTILLINLTICDLLLLLVLPFRIVYHFLGNNWTFGDPFCRVVTGLFYGNMYGSVVCLALIAMDRYVALVHPFGAKMLRSNKNSVYMSVLVWLVVLAAVVPLLASQQSYKIANLPITTCHDALPIEQHTTYFLPYFTTLFSLCFLLPLLVVLFCYSAVLHTLMADRQRFAHAIRVTVLILIVFVVCLLPSNILLLLHYSKSNFDLYVPYQITLSFSTFNSCLDPIIFYYVSKDFRKKLWETLRCSWSDSESSSESRTKRTLLSKMSRSDTKA; encoded by the exons ATGACGTTTTTCTTATTTACGCCAGTGCATTTTCTCTGTCTCCTCATTTTTCTTCCCGTCTCATCAACTTCAGAGGTGAACAGCTCAAATAACACGACAATCCTTAAAA AGGGTCGGATCTTTCCTCTGATTAATAATTCCATTCAAGAGGAGTATAAGGAGCAGATGCAGAGCTACAGCTTTACACTAGTGGTTCCTCTTCTCTGCTTCTTCGCCTTTTTCATTGGACTTCCCACAAACCTGTTGGCCCTCTGGGTGCTGCTCTTGCGAACTAAGAAGCTCCCATCCACCATTTTGCTGATCAACCTCACCATCTGCGATCTTCTGCTACTGCTGGTGCTCCCCTTCCGTATCGTCTACCACTTCCTGGGCAACAACTGGACATTTGGAGACCCATTCTGTCGGGTTGTAACTGGGCTCTTCTATGGAAACATGTACGGCTCAGTGGTTTGTCTGGCACTGATCGCTATGGATCGCTATGTAGCTCTTGTTCACCCTTTTGGTGCAAAGATGCTTAGAAGTAACAAGAATTCTGTCTATATGAGTGTTTTGGTTTGGCTAGTGGTTTTAGCTGCTGTTGTGCCCTTGTTAGCCTCACAACAGTCCTATAAGATAGCCAATCTCCCTATAACAACTTGCCATGATGCACTACCTATAGAACAGCATACAACATACTTCCTGCCATACTTTACTACTCTCTTCTCCCTCTGTTTCCTGCTTCCACTGCTGGTTGTGCTGTTCTGCTATTCTGCAGTGTTACACACCCTTATGGCTGATAGGCAGCGTTTTGCTCATGCAATTAGAGTGACTGTGCTGATATTAATTGTTTTTGTGGTTTGCTTATTGCCTAGTAACATTCTCTTGCTTTTGCATTACTCCAAATCAAACTTTGACCTTTATGTTCCATACCAGATCACTTTGTCTTTCAGCACCTTCAACAGCTGCTTAGATCCTATCATCTTTTATTATGTGTCTAAGGATTTCAGAAAGAAGTTATGGGAGACCCTCAGATGCTCCTGGTCTGATTCAGAATCCTCCTCAGAATCTAGGACAAAGAGGACCTTACTATCAAAGATGAGCAGGTCTGACACAAAAGCTTGA